Proteins from a genomic interval of Stenotrophomonas sp. WZN-1:
- the rlmN gene encoding 23S rRNA (adenine(2503)-C(2))-methyltransferase RlmN: MNEVVQSPAIQPLPKSAPTAGKQNLLDLDRAGLEKFFVEVLGEKKFRAHQVMKWIHHRYVTDFDEMTDLGKVLRAKLQAHAEVLVPNIVFDKPSADGTHKWLLAMGVDGKNAIETVYIPDKTRGTLCVSSQVGCGLNCTFCSTATQGFNRNLTTAEIIGQVWVAARHLGNVPHQMRRLTNVVMMGMGEPLMNFDNVVRAMSVMRDDLGYGLANKRVTLSTSGLVPQIDRLSAESDVSLAVSLHAPNDALRETLVPLNKKYPIAELMASCARYLRANKRRESVTFEYTLMKGINDKPEHARELARLMRQFDNAVQAKDSGKVNLIPFNPFPGTRYERSEEAHIRAFQKILLDSNVLTMVRRTRGDDIDAACGQLKGQVMDRTRRQAEFNKTLQAGKGSDAAA; encoded by the coding sequence GTGAACGAGGTCGTACAGTCCCCCGCCATCCAGCCGCTGCCGAAGTCGGCACCCACGGCTGGCAAGCAGAACCTGCTCGACCTCGATCGCGCGGGCCTGGAGAAGTTCTTCGTCGAGGTTCTTGGCGAGAAGAAGTTCCGTGCCCATCAGGTGATGAAGTGGATCCACCATCGCTACGTCACCGACTTCGATGAAATGACCGACCTCGGCAAGGTCCTGCGCGCCAAGCTGCAGGCCCATGCCGAGGTGCTGGTTCCCAACATCGTGTTCGACAAGCCCTCCGCCGACGGCACCCACAAGTGGCTGCTGGCGATGGGCGTGGATGGCAAGAACGCCATCGAGACCGTGTACATCCCCGACAAGACCCGCGGCACGCTGTGCGTGTCCTCGCAGGTCGGTTGCGGCCTGAACTGCACGTTCTGCTCCACCGCCACGCAGGGCTTCAACCGCAACCTGACCACCGCCGAGATCATCGGCCAGGTGTGGGTTGCCGCACGCCATCTGGGCAACGTGCCGCACCAGATGCGCCGCCTCACCAACGTGGTGATGATGGGCATGGGCGAGCCGCTGATGAATTTCGACAACGTCGTGCGCGCCATGAGCGTGATGCGCGACGACCTGGGCTACGGCCTGGCCAACAAGCGCGTGACCCTGTCGACCTCCGGCCTGGTGCCGCAGATCGACCGCCTGTCCGCCGAAAGCGACGTGTCGCTGGCGGTGTCGCTGCACGCGCCGAACGATGCGCTGCGCGAAACCCTGGTGCCGCTCAACAAGAAGTATCCGATCGCCGAGCTGATGGCCTCGTGCGCACGCTACCTGCGCGCCAACAAGCGCCGCGAATCGGTCACCTTCGAATACACCCTGATGAAGGGCATCAACGACAAGCCCGAGCATGCACGTGAGCTGGCCCGCCTGATGCGCCAGTTCGACAACGCGGTGCAGGCCAAGGACTCGGGCAAGGTCAACCTGATCCCGTTCAACCCGTTCCCGGGTACCCGCTACGAGCGTTCGGAAGAAGCGCACATCCGTGCCTTCCAGAAGATCCTGCTCGACAGCAACGTGCTGACCATGGTCCGCCGCACCCGTGGCGACGACATCGACGCCGCCTGTGGCCAGCTCAAGGGCCAGGTGATGGACCGGACCCGCCGCCAGGCGGAGTTCAACAAGACGCTGCAGGCGGGGAAGGGGAGCGATGCCGCGGCCTGA
- the pilW gene encoding type IV pilus biogenesis/stability protein PilW: MPRPDRLWLVLLAGVLAVVVGGCKSHPKAKLGPSQAPVYSVGDPESVRREVRWRDLLTLATRDMQVGNLDAAERKVREALKLAPEAPDALVLQAGIDDRRGRTRQAGENFRKAAELAPQRGDVLNNYGAWLCQQGQPAESLVWFDRALQAPGYATPGEAQANAGSCALDAGQLERAERDLRAALVAAPANPVALESMAQLSFRQGRYMEARAFAERRIAAAPATRSVLQLASQIEARLGDRAASDRYLQRIRQEFPQEAGS; encoded by the coding sequence ATGCCGCGGCCTGACCGCCTCTGGCTGGTGCTTCTCGCAGGCGTGCTGGCCGTTGTGGTCGGCGGCTGCAAATCCCACCCCAAGGCCAAGCTCGGGCCGAGCCAGGCGCCGGTCTATTCGGTGGGTGACCCGGAAAGCGTGCGGCGCGAAGTGCGCTGGCGCGACCTGTTGACCCTGGCGACCCGCGACATGCAGGTCGGCAATCTCGACGCCGCCGAGCGCAAGGTGCGCGAAGCATTGAAGCTGGCGCCCGAGGCCCCCGATGCGCTGGTGCTGCAGGCCGGCATCGATGACCGTCGTGGCCGCACCCGCCAGGCGGGCGAGAATTTCCGCAAGGCCGCCGAGCTGGCGCCGCAGCGCGGCGACGTGCTCAACAACTACGGGGCCTGGCTGTGCCAGCAGGGCCAGCCGGCCGAATCGCTGGTCTGGTTCGACCGGGCGCTGCAGGCGCCGGGCTATGCCACTCCGGGCGAGGCGCAGGCCAATGCCGGCAGCTGCGCACTGGACGCGGGCCAGCTCGAACGTGCCGAACGCGACCTGCGTGCGGCCCTCGTCGCGGCGCCGGCCAACCCGGTCGCGCTGGAGTCGATGGCCCAGCTGAGCTTCCGCCAGGGCCGCTACATGGAGGCCCGGGCCTTCGCCGAACGTAGGATTGCGGCTGCACCCGCAACGCGTTCCGTGTTACAACTTGCGTCTCAAATCGAAGCGAGGCTGGGCGATCGGGCGGCATCTGATCGCTATCTGCAGCGGATTCGACAGGAATTTCCGCAGGAAGCGGGCTCCTAA
- a CDS encoding RodZ domain-containing protein: MIDDQTVSALETAAGCGTRLRQAREAAGLTLEDVGSRLRMPVQVVKSLEEEQWQKLGAPVFVRGQLRSYARLLDVDVGQLLEQAQVGPVVPPTLVSHTHTPRARRIAENLGRRVLYVGITAVLAVPVWFATRGHFDGSATPSPSTASLDVIPAAVPVTPSAAGAEAVAPAEAATAPASKPAATPYVASLAPVPRPAPAPAAAGNALEMQFSGDSWVDIGGPDGSTVEKALIKSGETRSFTPGQVTRVTLGNASAVQVQQNGAIVDLTPYQRANVARFQVSSEGSVVPVSH; encoded by the coding sequence GTGATTGATGACCAGACTGTGAGCGCTCTCGAGACTGCGGCCGGCTGCGGCACCCGCCTGCGCCAGGCCCGCGAAGCGGCCGGACTGACCCTCGAAGATGTCGGCTCGCGCCTGCGCATGCCGGTCCAGGTGGTCAAGTCGCTGGAAGAGGAACAATGGCAGAAGCTGGGGGCGCCGGTGTTCGTGCGCGGCCAGCTGCGCAGCTACGCGCGCCTGCTGGACGTGGACGTGGGCCAGCTGCTGGAACAGGCCCAGGTCGGCCCGGTGGTTCCGCCCACGCTGGTCAGCCATACCCATACCCCGCGTGCGCGCCGCATCGCCGAGAACCTCGGCCGGCGCGTGCTGTACGTCGGCATCACCGCCGTGCTGGCCGTGCCGGTGTGGTTCGCCACCCGTGGCCACTTCGACGGCAGTGCCACCCCGTCGCCGAGCACCGCCTCGCTGGACGTGATCCCGGCCGCCGTGCCGGTCACCCCGTCCGCGGCCGGTGCCGAGGCTGTCGCGCCGGCCGAAGCGGCCACTGCCCCGGCCAGCAAGCCGGCGGCGACCCCGTACGTGGCCTCGTTGGCCCCGGTGCCGCGCCCGGCGCCGGCACCGGCGGCTGCCGGCAACGCGCTGGAAATGCAGTTCAGCGGCGACAGCTGGGTCGACATCGGGGGGCCGGACGGCAGTACTGTCGAGAAGGCGCTGATCAAGTCCGGCGAGACCCGCAGCTTCACGCCGGGCCAGGTGACCCGGGTGACCCTGGGCAACGCCTCGGCGGTCCAGGTTCAGCAGAACGGCGCTATCGTCGATCTGACCCCCTACCAGCGAGCCAACGTGGCACGCTTTCAGGTATCCTCTGAAGGCTCCGTAGTCCCGGTTTCGCACTGA
- a CDS encoding tetratricopeptide repeat protein, with translation MAIDDLLDEHEQSERVRSWLRKNGASILGGVVIAIGAIAGWQWYQKDQGGKLASANVEYQKALQGLQQNKLDDAAKAVKALEAGPSSIYGDLAALQLAKAQVDAGKNEEALATLRNVKVEGDLQRVVDQRVARLLVATGKSDEAIKLLGSATDSSSLEIHGDALMAQGKRDDARAQYEKALKTLDVAAPQRRLLETKVMDAGGTVAAPAESV, from the coding sequence ATGGCGATCGACGATCTGCTCGACGAGCACGAACAAAGTGAACGCGTCCGCAGCTGGCTGCGGAAGAATGGCGCCAGCATCCTCGGTGGCGTAGTCATCGCCATCGGTGCCATTGCCGGTTGGCAGTGGTACCAGAAGGATCAGGGCGGCAAGCTGGCCTCGGCCAATGTCGAGTACCAGAAGGCCCTGCAGGGCCTGCAGCAGAACAAGCTTGACGACGCCGCCAAGGCGGTCAAGGCGCTCGAAGCCGGCCCGTCCAGCATCTACGGCGACCTCGCGGCGCTGCAGCTGGCCAAGGCCCAGGTCGACGCCGGCAAGAACGAAGAGGCACTGGCCACCCTGCGCAATGTGAAGGTCGAAGGTGACCTGCAGCGCGTGGTCGACCAGCGTGTGGCCCGCCTGCTGGTGGCCACCGGCAAGAGCGACGAGGCGATCAAGCTGCTGGGCAGCGCCACCGACAGCAGCAGCCTGGAAATCCATGGCGATGCGCTGATGGCGCAGGGCAAGCGTGACGACGCCCGTGCACAGTACGAGAAGGCGCTGAAGACGCTGGACGTGGCAGCGCCGCAGCGGCGCCTGCTGGAAACCAAGGTTATGGACGCCGGCGGCACCGTCGCCGCCCCTGCGGAGTCGGTTTGA
- the bamB gene encoding outer membrane protein assembly factor BamB translates to MSQKVMITRVATVLLMGMALTGCSTMKGWFAGKDAAAKKAQEPAELVKFEPTLKVSKAWSVNLGKGERRIGVRQGPAVANGHVFAAAITGGVHAIDLQTGKKVWTWEPKKEKKKAKLRLSGGPGVGENLVVIGTLDGQVIALDINDGSEKWRARVPGEVIAAPAVAQGMVYVRSNDGRVTGFDAGNGTQKWFNPSELPALTVRGNAPVVTGPGVLFIGKDEGAVAALAQQDGRTLWEQNLGNGEGRTELERMADVDGAPVLEGNTLYVSSFKNQTMAIEGPTGRPLWARDHGGAGGVAVSSGNVFVTDNKGGVFGLDKASGAAMWSQTALARRSLTGPALHGDYVVVGDYKGYVHWLQASDGAMAARAKSGGDALLAQPVVADGVLLVQNVDGKLTAFRLAN, encoded by the coding sequence ATGAGTCAGAAGGTCATGATCACCCGCGTCGCCACCGTGCTCCTGATGGGCATGGCCCTGACCGGCTGCAGCACCATGAAGGGCTGGTTCGCCGGCAAGGATGCGGCCGCGAAGAAGGCACAGGAACCGGCTGAGCTGGTCAAGTTCGAGCCGACCCTGAAGGTCAGCAAGGCCTGGTCGGTCAACCTCGGCAAGGGCGAGCGCCGCATCGGCGTGCGCCAGGGCCCGGCGGTGGCCAACGGCCACGTGTTCGCTGCGGCGATCACCGGTGGCGTGCACGCCATCGACCTGCAGACCGGCAAGAAGGTCTGGACCTGGGAGCCGAAGAAGGAAAAGAAGAAGGCCAAGCTGCGCCTGTCCGGCGGCCCGGGTGTCGGTGAGAACCTGGTCGTGATCGGCACGCTGGATGGCCAGGTCATCGCGCTGGACATCAACGATGGCAGCGAAAAGTGGCGGGCCCGTGTTCCGGGTGAAGTCATCGCCGCGCCGGCCGTTGCCCAGGGCATGGTCTACGTGCGCAGCAACGACGGCCGCGTCACTGGCTTCGATGCCGGCAACGGCACCCAGAAGTGGTTCAACCCGAGCGAACTGCCGGCGCTGACCGTGCGCGGCAACGCGCCGGTGGTGACCGGCCCGGGCGTGCTGTTCATCGGCAAGGACGAGGGCGCGGTTGCGGCCCTGGCCCAGCAGGATGGCCGCACCCTGTGGGAACAGAACCTCGGCAACGGCGAAGGCCGCACCGAACTGGAGCGCATGGCGGACGTTGACGGTGCTCCGGTGCTGGAGGGCAACACCCTCTACGTGAGCAGCTTCAAGAACCAGACCATGGCCATCGAAGGCCCGACTGGTCGCCCGCTGTGGGCGCGCGACCATGGCGGTGCCGGTGGCGTGGCGGTGTCGTCGGGCAATGTGTTCGTCACTGACAACAAGGGCGGCGTGTTCGGCCTGGACAAAGCCAGCGGCGCTGCCATGTGGTCGCAGACCGCGCTGGCCCGTCGTTCGCTGACCGGCCCGGCGCTGCATGGCGACTACGTGGTGGTCGGCGACTACAAGGGATACGTGCACTGGCTGCAGGCGTCCGATGGTGCGATGGCGGCACGGGCAAAAAGTGGCGGCGACGCCCTGCTGGCCCAGCCGGTCGTCGCAGACGGGGTGCTGCTGGTGCAGAACGTTGATGGCAAGCTGACCGCCTTCCGGTTGGCAAATTAA
- the der gene encoding ribosome biogenesis GTPase Der: MLPLVALVGRPNVGKSTIFNALTRTRDALVHDQPGVTRDRNYGVCRLDEDNHFLVVDTGGIAEEEEGLAGATTRQARAAAAEADLILFVVDAREGTSAMDDEILAWLRKLSRPTLLLINKIDGTDEDTVRSEFARYGFGEMLTVSAAHRQGLDDLLDEVIQRLPEEGSGEELDNDPNRIRIAFVGRPNVGKSTLVNRILGEERMIASDVPGTTRDSIAVDLERDGREYRLIDTAGLRRRSRVDEVVEKFSVVKTMQSIEQCQVAVLMLDATEGVTDQDATVLGAVLDAGRALVIAINKWDGLTEYQREQAETMLSLKLGFVPWAESVRISAKHGSGLRELFRAVHRAHESANKTFTTSEVNKALEVAYETNPPPTIRGHVSKLRYVHPAGANPPTFIVHGTRLKELQESYKRYLENFFRKRFKLIGTPVSFIFREGTNPYEGKKNVLTERQVKAKRRLMKHVKGK, encoded by the coding sequence ATGCTGCCTTTGGTCGCCCTGGTTGGACGGCCGAATGTCGGCAAGTCGACTATTTTCAATGCGCTTACGCGCACCCGTGACGCGCTGGTCCATGACCAGCCCGGCGTCACCCGCGACCGCAACTACGGTGTCTGCCGTCTGGACGAGGACAATCATTTCCTCGTCGTCGACACCGGCGGTATCGCGGAAGAGGAAGAGGGACTGGCGGGGGCTACCACCCGCCAGGCCCGCGCCGCTGCGGCGGAAGCCGACCTGATCCTGTTCGTGGTCGATGCCCGTGAGGGTACCTCGGCGATGGACGACGAGATCCTGGCCTGGCTGCGCAAGTTGTCGCGCCCGACGCTGCTGCTGATCAACAAGATCGACGGCACCGACGAGGACACCGTGCGTTCGGAGTTCGCCCGCTACGGCTTCGGCGAGATGCTGACTGTGTCGGCCGCGCATCGCCAGGGCCTGGACGACCTGCTGGACGAAGTGATCCAGCGCCTGCCGGAAGAAGGCAGCGGCGAAGAGCTGGACAACGATCCGAACCGCATCCGCATCGCCTTCGTCGGCCGCCCGAACGTGGGCAAGTCAACACTGGTCAACCGCATCCTCGGCGAGGAGCGCATGATCGCCTCCGACGTGCCGGGCACCACCCGCGATTCGATCGCGGTGGACCTGGAGCGTGACGGCCGCGAATACCGCCTGATCGATACCGCCGGCCTGCGCCGTCGTTCGCGCGTGGACGAGGTCGTCGAGAAGTTCTCGGTGGTCAAGACCATGCAGTCGATCGAGCAGTGCCAGGTGGCCGTGCTGATGCTCGACGCCACCGAAGGCGTGACCGACCAGGACGCCACCGTGCTCGGTGCCGTGCTTGACGCCGGTCGCGCGCTGGTGATCGCCATCAACAAGTGGGATGGCCTGACCGAGTACCAGCGCGAGCAGGCCGAAACCATGCTGTCGCTGAAGCTGGGCTTCGTGCCGTGGGCCGAGTCCGTGCGCATCTCGGCCAAGCATGGCTCGGGCCTGCGTGAGCTGTTCCGTGCGGTGCACCGCGCGCACGAATCGGCGAACAAGACGTTCACCACCAGCGAAGTGAACAAGGCGCTGGAAGTGGCGTACGAGACCAACCCGCCGCCGACCATCCGCGGCCACGTCTCCAAGCTGCGTTACGTGCACCCGGCTGGGGCAAACCCGCCGACCTTCATCGTGCATGGCACCCGCCTGAAGGAACTACAGGAATCGTACAAGCGCTACCTGGAGAACTTCTTCCGCAAGCGCTTCAAGCTGATCGGCACCCCGGTGAGCTTCATCTTCCGCGAGGGGACCAACCCGTACGAGGGCAAGAAGAACGTCCTCACCGAGCGGCAGGTCAAGGCCAAGCGGCGCTTGATGAAGCACGTCAAGGGCAAGTGA
- a CDS encoding lysine transporter LysE, with protein sequence MQQFFIVAVLYGFAMLLPASHHAKILRTAMGTGGHAAMAASFGIAIGTGVICATAFVAAGMLGNRGLWTLAMQCAGCLLLLRLAGMCLRDAGLTPFSPLSLQMPWGLRARSRWPHAEAGCLLALASSSNWMLQFAIAALVTGLVADTGTQAAYVAGLSGVALSLGLLMAWLGSHPRWAQGCCRLLPWLEHAAGLLIGAVSVAYLAGALGTTLVWASITGQVQLPESIPATRQVQPASTSRRGRGIPCALPHCRARRSSPP encoded by the coding sequence TTGCAGCAGTTCTTCATCGTCGCGGTGCTGTACGGCTTCGCCATGCTCCTGCCTGCTTCGCATCACGCGAAGATCCTGCGCACCGCGATGGGCACGGGCGGGCACGCCGCCATGGCCGCGTCGTTCGGTATCGCCATCGGTACGGGCGTCATCTGTGCGACGGCTTTCGTTGCAGCGGGCATGCTGGGAAACCGCGGCCTGTGGACGCTGGCGATGCAGTGCGCGGGCTGCCTCCTGCTGCTGCGCCTGGCGGGCATGTGCCTGCGCGACGCCGGCTTGACCCCTTTCTCTCCGCTTTCCCTGCAGATGCCCTGGGGCCTGCGCGCTCGTTCCCGTTGGCCGCACGCCGAAGCAGGATGTCTGCTGGCGCTCGCCAGCAGCAGCAACTGGATGCTGCAGTTCGCGATTGCAGCCCTGGTTACCGGCCTCGTTGCCGACACTGGCACCCAGGCCGCTTACGTGGCCGGCCTGAGTGGCGTCGCGCTGTCGCTCGGCCTGCTGATGGCGTGGCTCGGCAGCCATCCGCGCTGGGCACAGGGGTGTTGCCGATTGCTTCCATGGCTGGAGCATGCCGCGGGCCTGCTGATCGGGGCGGTGTCGGTGGCGTACCTGGCAGGCGCACTGGGTACGACCCTGGTCTGGGCAAGCATCACGGGGCAGGTGCAGCTGCCGGAATCGATCCCTGCCACACGCCAGGTGCAACCGGCTTCAACATCGCGGCGCGGCCGAGGCATCCCATGCGCGTTGCCGCATTGCCGCGCTCGTCGCAGCAGTCCGCCCTGA
- a CDS encoding LysE family translocator codes for MEQFLIIATLHFLALLSPGPDFFLVARTAITSGWRTASGACAGIAVGNGVFIVAAFTGIALLRAGSTGFIAVQLAGCGFLMYLGTLFLRHAGSTTLQASDAAAGSRADGAHGWWKAAGLGALSALLNPKNALFYATLAAMLNGPQASAATKFFYGAWMFGIVLLWDLLVAALVGHPWVLGRFARALPWLERAAGLLMIALALWIVVSLWAG; via the coding sequence ATGGAACAGTTCCTGATCATCGCCACCTTGCATTTTCTCGCCCTGCTCTCACCCGGTCCCGATTTCTTCCTCGTTGCACGCACCGCGATCACCTCTGGCTGGCGCACCGCCAGTGGCGCCTGCGCAGGCATCGCCGTTGGCAACGGGGTATTCATAGTGGCGGCTTTCACCGGAATCGCCCTGCTGCGCGCGGGCAGCACAGGGTTCATTGCGGTGCAGTTGGCGGGCTGCGGGTTCCTGATGTACCTCGGCACGCTGTTCCTGCGCCATGCGGGTTCGACGACGCTGCAGGCATCTGACGCTGCCGCCGGATCGCGAGCGGACGGTGCCCACGGATGGTGGAAGGCGGCAGGGCTGGGCGCCCTGTCTGCGCTGCTGAACCCGAAGAATGCGCTGTTCTACGCAACGTTGGCGGCAATGCTCAACGGCCCGCAGGCCAGCGCCGCAACGAAGTTCTTCTATGGCGCGTGGATGTTCGGCATCGTCCTGCTATGGGATCTGCTGGTAGCCGCGCTGGTCGGCCACCCGTGGGTGCTGGGCCGATTCGCACGCGCCCTGCCCTGGCTGGAGCGCGCCGCAGGGCTCCTGATGATTGCGCTGGCGCTATGGATCGTCGTGTCGCTGTGGGCCGGCTGA
- a CDS encoding AraC family transcriptional regulator, whose translation MRSATEFWRDPRMPFVESRRACDSRACHRPHSHDTFSIGAVDAGSSVFTGAAEGPRLLQPGSLVGVPAGRVHACNPLPGQVWSYQMLHLDARWMAEVRAEYDGLPGPDWQQEPIRISHHRPRYQQYCQLNETLFSDDPVSVKEAALIAFVGDLDEHDGVAVAGPPEDAALQQRVQPVMDVLRQRLEHTPALQELASLAGMSRYQLIRAFRRATGLTPHAWQIDQRIQEARRRLCEGQSLAVVAHALGFADQSHFQRVFKAHAGATPGQYRR comes from the coding sequence ATGCGCTCTGCCACCGAATTCTGGCGTGACCCGCGCATGCCCTTCGTCGAAAGCCGACGGGCCTGCGACAGCCGCGCCTGCCATCGCCCGCACAGCCATGACACCTTCTCGATCGGCGCCGTGGACGCCGGCAGCAGCGTGTTCACCGGCGCCGCGGAAGGACCGCGCCTGCTGCAGCCCGGCAGCCTGGTCGGCGTACCCGCAGGCCGCGTGCATGCCTGCAACCCCCTGCCCGGCCAGGTCTGGAGCTACCAGATGCTGCATCTGGATGCGCGCTGGATGGCCGAGGTCCGCGCCGAGTATGACGGCCTGCCCGGACCCGACTGGCAGCAGGAACCGATCCGGATCTCCCACCATCGCCCGCGCTACCAGCAGTACTGCCAGCTCAACGAGACGTTGTTCTCCGACGATCCGGTCAGCGTCAAGGAAGCGGCCCTGATCGCGTTCGTCGGCGATCTGGATGAACACGATGGTGTAGCCGTCGCCGGCCCGCCTGAAGATGCCGCACTACAGCAGCGGGTGCAGCCGGTGATGGACGTTCTGCGCCAGCGGCTCGAACACACCCCGGCCCTGCAGGAGCTCGCATCGCTGGCAGGCATGAGCCGCTACCAGCTGATCCGCGCCTTCCGACGTGCCACGGGCCTGACGCCACACGCCTGGCAGATCGACCAGCGAATCCAGGAGGCCCGCCGACGGTTGTGCGAAGGCCAGTCACTGGCCGTGGTCGCGCATGCACTGGGCTTTGCCGACCAGAGTCATTTCCAGCGGGTCTTCAAGGCCCACGCCGGTGCGACCCCAGGCCAGTACCGGCGCTGA